A part of Thermococcus sp. LS1 genomic DNA contains:
- a CDS encoding M1 family metallopeptidase, producing MKRLLTFLLVFMVLASGCLGESGTSTSTSSLTPSSRASNFAVLYPENPRVENLTPVSDDPLWDELISSTLVQRGNLSIEYDGELIRGRYDFVLSNLSEKVIYFMLSHLNDNSGFLRVNLTIEGVPIDFSRLDEHRIVEKHGYLSIYAVRFNSSGETLRGELTYVLNYSAFVELTYHYIGSPLTWWEINAVSTGLNLSYSLPDGYTLVVPGYGFFNSTGRLSGPKLPYALGEAFIYHWGIVTEDFTTAGIEVTAYIPHEKYDPVIWRKMERLIALSLGLYINVTGVAPLENLSVVFEPYYNIGHGMEMPGVNSVVLGAREGFGDLVYRNPALVFHEIAHMWFAGYVKLGYLDESFATYFQMLATTHYAPASYTTVFDRIEDFVAEYGTSRPIYEAIRINNPKAYWAEDFIPVVYYKGAFVFRSLRFVLGDEVFFEGLRKILHDCHGATCDFADVQRAFEGASGRNLNWFFGEWFNRTELPDYTIENLSVDNESGSYNLTFRLIDANNFTMPVELRIVMENGRFMDTVVWVNGTAEVSITLEARPIIIIVDLEEWVANVNKKFEIDWVEVKVN from the coding sequence ATGAAACGCCTCCTCACTTTTCTCCTCGTTTTTATGGTTCTTGCGAGCGGCTGTCTCGGGGAAAGCGGCACGTCAACGAGCACTTCCAGCCTTACCCCTTCCAGTAGAGCCTCCAATTTCGCGGTGCTATATCCAGAAAATCCTAGGGTCGAAAACCTGACACCCGTGAGCGACGATCCCCTGTGGGATGAGCTCATCTCATCAACCTTGGTTCAGCGCGGCAACCTGAGCATTGAGTACGATGGGGAACTGATACGCGGGCGCTACGACTTCGTGCTGAGCAATCTCTCGGAGAAGGTGATTTATTTCATGCTCTCCCACCTCAACGACAACTCGGGCTTCCTGAGGGTCAACCTCACGATTGAAGGCGTCCCCATTGACTTCTCACGGCTTGACGAGCACAGGATAGTTGAGAAGCACGGCTATCTGTCCATTTACGCGGTGAGGTTCAACTCCTCGGGGGAAACCCTTCGCGGGGAGCTCACCTACGTGCTGAACTACAGCGCCTTCGTGGAATTAACCTACCACTACATCGGCTCACCGCTTACCTGGTGGGAGATAAACGCGGTTTCCACCGGTCTGAACCTCTCGTACTCCCTGCCCGATGGATACACCCTTGTAGTACCGGGCTACGGCTTCTTCAACTCCACCGGCCGGCTCAGCGGCCCTAAGCTCCCCTATGCCCTCGGTGAGGCGTTTATTTATCATTGGGGCATCGTTACCGAGGACTTCACAACGGCCGGCATCGAAGTTACGGCCTACATTCCGCATGAGAAGTACGACCCGGTTATCTGGCGGAAGATGGAGCGCTTAATAGCACTCTCCCTCGGACTGTACATCAACGTCACCGGCGTTGCACCGCTTGAGAATTTATCTGTGGTGTTTGAGCCCTACTACAACATCGGGCACGGCATGGAGATGCCGGGGGTCAATTCGGTCGTTCTGGGTGCCAGAGAGGGTTTTGGCGACCTCGTCTACCGCAACCCGGCACTTGTGTTCCACGAGATCGCCCACATGTGGTTCGCCGGCTACGTAAAGCTCGGCTACCTCGACGAGAGCTTCGCCACTTACTTCCAGATGCTTGCCACCACCCACTACGCGCCTGCGAGCTACACTACCGTATTTGACCGCATAGAGGACTTCGTTGCCGAATACGGCACATCCAGACCGATTTACGAAGCGATTAGGATCAACAACCCCAAGGCTTACTGGGCCGAGGACTTCATCCCCGTGGTGTACTACAAGGGCGCTTTCGTATTTCGCTCGCTCAGGTTCGTGCTCGGAGACGAGGTTTTCTTTGAAGGGTTGAGAAAAATACTTCACGACTGTCACGGAGCAACCTGCGATTTTGCCGATGTCCAGAGGGCCTTTGAAGGGGCCTCGGGCAGGAACCTAAACTGGTTCTTCGGCGAATGGTTCAACAGAACGGAACTGCCCGACTACACCATCGAAAACCTCTCGGTTGACAACGAGAGCGGCAGCTACAACCTGACCTTCAGGCTGATTGATGCAAACAACTTCACAATGCCGGTAGAGCTTAGAATAGTCATGGAGAACGGCAGGTTCATGGACACGGTCGTTTGGGTCAACGGTACCGCCGAAGTGTCCATAACCCTCGAAGCCAGGCCAATCATAATTATTGTTGACCTCGAGGAATGGGTGGCAAACGTGAACAAGAAGTTTGAAATTGACTGGGTTGAGGTGAAGGTCAACTGA
- a CDS encoding fumarylacetoacetate hydrolase family protein produces MSLIRLPFRDTYYEIRPTKIIALAKNYAEHAKEMESDVPERPVFFLKPPSALIGPNSTIVLPRMSKRVDHEVELAVIIGKRAKNVPAKKAMDYVLGYTILLDITARDLQAEARKSGMPWTLSKGFDTFAPVGPRVVDKRELDISDLEIGLKVNGELRQLGRTSEMVFKVPELIEYISSIMMLEPGDIIATGTPAGVGPLRHGDRIEAWIEGIGTLEEDVIAESSILC; encoded by the coding sequence ATGTCCCTAATTAGACTCCCCTTTCGTGACACCTATTACGAGATCAGGCCGACCAAGATAATAGCGCTCGCCAAGAACTACGCGGAGCACGCTAAGGAAATGGAGAGCGACGTCCCTGAAAGGCCAGTCTTCTTCCTAAAGCCGCCCTCGGCTCTAATCGGTCCCAACTCAACGATAGTCCTCCCACGGATGAGCAAGCGCGTTGACCACGAGGTCGAGCTTGCTGTGATAATTGGTAAGCGCGCGAAGAACGTCCCTGCGAAGAAGGCGATGGACTACGTCCTTGGCTACACAATACTGCTCGACATTACGGCGAGAGATTTGCAGGCGGAAGCAAGGAAAAGCGGCATGCCGTGGACCCTCTCGAAGGGCTTCGATACATTCGCACCGGTCGGGCCTAGAGTTGTGGACAAGCGCGAGCTTGACATCAGTGACCTTGAAATCGGTCTGAAGGTAAACGGCGAGCTTAGACAGCTCGGCAGAACGAGTGAGATGGTCTTTAAAGTTCCCGAGCTGATAGAGTACATAAGCTCAATAATGATGCTGGAGCCGGGCGATATCATCGCCACCGGCACCCCCGCAGGCGTCGGTCCGCTCAGGCACGGCGACAGGATTGAGGCGTGGATAGAGGGTATCGGGACTTTAGAGGAGGACGTTATAGCGGAGAGCTCGATACTCTGCTGA
- a CDS encoding OPT family oligopeptide transporter, whose product MGEEKGTYREVTPAAVILGVIWGAFMAASFTYAGMIMGFTSGGSAIAAIVGWGILRGLLKKGTIVENNIVQTIASAVNISVSGVIFTIPALYIMGLNEEINMPYFFIATAAGAILGITFIIPLRKQMIEIDRLRFPTGTAVATVLKTPGSGIEKARLLFLGMIVSAGVYLVQQFPILGLPEIIPEYVDLGSILHLPSWVNLTIALSLMVFGMGLITGRNGLIVLAGGVLSYYIITPLVKALGWIPSDVTDGAISSFVYANMTRPLGIGMLLGGSIAGLILSLPVIVVAIKSIAGASKLGSRARNEELPISYLYAGIALAFLLLLVTTYQLGDLGLGRSLLTALVGVVWIFVASLLVAMSTGMTDWSPVSGLSLVSVMILLYLTGKNVPLTILLGATVGVAISGAADMMQDLKTGHLVGGIPSKQQKVELLTAWIGPIIALTVVGLIWKAYGIGNEMVPAPQAMALKSMVEAILGGNVPVDKFIAGGILGFALSMSGIPGLGVLVGLSMYLPMLYIIPYGIGCIVHEVAKRKKGHEFITEKVLPVAAGLMVGEAAMTLLFAVLTVLGVLHP is encoded by the coding sequence ATGGGTGAAGAAAAGGGAACCTATCGCGAAGTCACGCCTGCGGCGGTAATACTTGGTGTGATCTGGGGCGCCTTCATGGCTGCGAGCTTCACCTACGCCGGAATGATTATGGGATTCACCTCCGGCGGCTCTGCAATAGCCGCTATAGTCGGCTGGGGAATCCTCAGGGGACTGCTCAAGAAGGGAACCATCGTCGAGAACAACATCGTCCAGACAATAGCCTCCGCAGTTAACATCTCGGTCTCCGGAGTCATATTCACCATACCGGCGCTCTACATAATGGGTCTCAACGAGGAAATCAACATGCCGTATTTCTTCATTGCAACCGCGGCTGGAGCCATACTGGGAATCACCTTCATAATCCCACTGAGGAAGCAGATGATCGAGATAGACCGCCTCAGGTTCCCGACGGGAACTGCAGTCGCTACCGTCCTCAAGACCCCGGGAAGCGGAATCGAGAAGGCCAGGCTGCTCTTCCTTGGAATGATAGTCAGTGCCGGAGTCTATCTCGTTCAGCAGTTCCCCATCCTCGGCCTTCCAGAAATAATCCCGGAGTACGTTGACCTCGGCTCTATCCTTCACCTGCCCTCCTGGGTCAACCTCACAATAGCGCTCTCCCTTATGGTCTTCGGAATGGGACTCATAACCGGAAGGAATGGTCTCATAGTCCTTGCTGGTGGAGTGCTCTCCTACTACATTATCACCCCACTCGTCAAGGCCCTTGGATGGATTCCAAGTGATGTCACCGACGGTGCGATAAGCTCCTTCGTCTACGCCAACATGACAAGGCCCCTCGGTATCGGAATGCTCCTTGGAGGCTCCATAGCTGGTCTCATACTCTCGCTTCCAGTCATAGTCGTTGCCATCAAGAGCATTGCGGGAGCCAGCAAGCTGGGCTCAAGGGCTAGGAACGAGGAGCTGCCGATAAGCTACCTCTACGCTGGAATCGCCCTGGCGTTCCTCCTTCTGCTGGTGACAACCTACCAGCTTGGAGACCTCGGCCTGGGCAGGAGCCTGCTCACGGCCCTCGTCGGCGTCGTGTGGATTTTCGTCGCGTCGCTCCTCGTTGCAATGTCCACTGGAATGACCGACTGGAGCCCGGTTTCCGGCCTCTCGCTCGTGTCGGTCATGATACTCCTCTACCTGACCGGCAAGAACGTCCCGCTCACGATACTCCTTGGCGCCACCGTCGGAGTCGCCATCTCCGGAGCGGCTGACATGATGCAGGACCTCAAGACGGGCCACCTCGTAGGAGGCATCCCATCAAAGCAGCAGAAGGTCGAGCTCCTCACCGCCTGGATAGGGCCGATAATAGCCCTGACCGTCGTCGGTCTCATCTGGAAGGCCTACGGAATAGGAAACGAGATGGTTCCGGCGCCGCAGGCAATGGCCCTCAAGTCGATGGTCGAGGCCATCCTCGGAGGAAATGTCCCGGTGGACAAGTTCATCGCCGGTGGAATCCTCGGCTTCGCCCTTTCGATGAGCGGCATTCCAGGACTTGGAGTCCTCGTTGGACTCTCGATGTACCTGCCGATGCTCTACATCATTCCCTACGGAATAGGCTGTATCGTCCACGAGGTCGCCAAGAGGAAGAAGGGACACGAGTTCATTACGGAGAAGGTCCTCCCGGTTGCGGCAGGTCTGATGGTAGGAGAGGCCGCGATGACCCTCCTGTTCGCGGTCCTCACCGTGCTGGGAGTCCTTCACCCATGA
- a CDS encoding cell division protein has protein sequence MEMKKLIGNVILTIGLVGGAITAARIPPMWSGLAVSLGVMAVGIVLRRQGAKEELHRAAQSGTGGVKELERLLTESLARLEAIMDVPREKVLSELTAVLEELEEFAEKAQPLRIEGLMTYGTIMTVFSRGERALNRAWSAFADGYEEEGRKYLRFGYEDLKETLQAIKGLRV, from the coding sequence ATGGAAATGAAGAAGCTCATAGGCAACGTCATACTCACCATTGGACTCGTTGGGGGAGCTATCACGGCTGCCAGGATACCGCCGATGTGGAGTGGCTTGGCGGTTTCGCTCGGTGTCATGGCCGTTGGCATAGTCCTGAGAAGACAGGGTGCCAAAGAGGAGCTCCACAGAGCTGCCCAGAGCGGAACCGGCGGCGTCAAGGAGCTTGAAAGGCTCCTCACCGAGAGTCTCGCAAGGCTCGAGGCCATAATGGACGTCCCAAGGGAGAAGGTTCTCAGTGAACTCACCGCCGTACTGGAGGAGCTCGAAGAGTTCGCAGAGAAGGCCCAGCCTCTCAGGATAGAGGGCCTCATGACCTATGGAACCATAATGACAGTCTTCAGCAGGGGCGAAAGGGCCCTTAACAGAGCCTGGAGCGCCTTCGCCGACGGCTATGAGGAAGAGGGAAGAAAGTACCTGCGCTTTGGCTACGAGGATCTGAAGGAGACCCTCCAGGCCATCAAGGGCCTGAGGGTCTGA
- the trm14 gene encoding tRNA (guanine(6)-N2)-methyltransferase, with the protein MRLLLTTSQGIEDLAKAEVESLLSQLGVPFRVEEKPLGVEGRVLAEVGEAFYTDEKGRKRELSVATYLNERSRLLHRVIVEIASERFEGISEDESERALKKIEDFVASLPVEKYIKVSESFAVRSFRKGEHKITSVDIAKTVGKAIFDRLSRYGTPKVNLDHPAVIFRAELIGDVFFLGIDTTGDSSLHKRPWRVYDHPAHLKASIANALIELVKPDGGPFIDPFCGSGTIPIELALGGYGGKIIGLEKYRKHLRGAKMNALAAGVYDRIDFILGDATKLSEYVESVDFAVSNLPYGLKIGRKSMIPKLYMEFFGELAKVLEKRGVFITTEKRAIEKAIGENGFKIAHHRLIGHGGLMVHTYVIE; encoded by the coding sequence ATGAGACTGCTACTCACGACTTCTCAGGGAATTGAAGATTTAGCAAAGGCCGAGGTAGAGAGCCTTCTCAGCCAGCTTGGAGTTCCGTTTCGGGTAGAGGAAAAGCCGCTGGGCGTAGAGGGTAGAGTCCTGGCCGAAGTAGGCGAGGCCTTCTACACCGATGAGAAGGGCAGAAAGAGGGAGCTGAGCGTTGCGACATATTTAAACGAACGCTCAAGACTGCTCCACCGCGTCATAGTTGAGATAGCGAGCGAGAGGTTCGAGGGAATAAGTGAGGACGAATCAGAGAGGGCGTTGAAGAAAATAGAAGACTTCGTGGCTTCCCTTCCAGTGGAAAAATACATCAAGGTCAGTGAGAGCTTCGCGGTTCGCTCCTTCAGGAAAGGAGAACACAAGATAACCAGTGTTGATATAGCAAAAACCGTCGGAAAGGCAATTTTTGACAGGTTGAGCAGATACGGGACTCCAAAGGTTAACCTCGACCATCCAGCGGTTATCTTCCGAGCGGAGCTGATTGGTGACGTATTCTTCCTCGGAATAGACACCACCGGCGATTCTTCCCTCCACAAGCGGCCTTGGAGAGTCTACGACCATCCAGCACACCTCAAGGCTAGCATAGCTAACGCACTCATAGAGCTGGTCAAGCCAGACGGTGGGCCCTTCATCGACCCCTTCTGCGGAAGTGGGACGATTCCGATAGAGCTGGCTTTGGGAGGCTACGGAGGCAAAATAATTGGCCTTGAGAAGTACAGAAAGCACCTCCGTGGGGCCAAGATGAACGCACTGGCCGCTGGAGTTTACGACAGGATAGACTTTATACTCGGCGATGCGACGAAGCTGAGCGAATACGTTGAGAGCGTTGACTTCGCGGTGAGCAACTTGCCCTACGGCCTCAAAATCGGGAGGAAGAGCATGATACCAAAGCTCTACATGGAGTTCTTTGGTGAACTGGCCAAGGTTCTTGAAAAGCGCGGCGTTTTCATAACGACGGAGAAAAGGGCCATAGAAAAGGCGATAGGGGAGAACGGCTTCAAGATTGCCCACCACAGGCTCATCGGGCACGGTGGATTAATGGTGCACACCTACGTTATTGAATAA
- a CDS encoding GTPase, producing the protein MKQRKAWRVVREVIDEADIIVEVVDARDPIGTRNRKLERLVQEEGKPLLIVMNKADLVPKEWAEEYKRKSEIPVVFISARERKGTGILRREIKKLAKGLLDEQDKVKVALIGYPNVGKSTIINTLKGKKAVGTAPIPGYTKGKQLIRLSKKIWLLDSPGVVPIDDFDELVIKGGFPADKIEEPVKPALKLIGRILETRKEALTGKFGIKDFSSEEDILRDIGKRKGIIRKGGEVDLEETARWLLREWQTGRFTLFGKEEEKGQEFVWDFEDVLDGIEKDLLLDPRRILWKYGEELREKLDNTKRVGIREIEGFTVGIATGFKKCDGGIKLLEKLTGKHVLASECFGKKWKGVVVIME; encoded by the coding sequence ATGAAGCAGAGAAAAGCTTGGCGAGTTGTGAGAGAGGTAATTGACGAGGCTGATATCATCGTCGAGGTAGTTGACGCGCGAGACCCTATAGGAACGAGGAACAGAAAACTGGAGAGACTCGTTCAGGAGGAGGGAAAGCCGCTCCTTATAGTCATGAACAAGGCCGACCTCGTGCCCAAGGAGTGGGCCGAGGAATATAAGAGAAAGAGCGAGATTCCGGTCGTTTTTATCTCCGCCCGCGAGAGGAAGGGAACAGGAATTTTAAGGAGGGAAATCAAAAAGCTCGCAAAGGGCCTGCTGGACGAGCAGGATAAAGTCAAGGTGGCCCTCATAGGCTATCCTAACGTCGGCAAGAGCACGATAATCAACACGCTGAAGGGCAAGAAGGCCGTAGGAACAGCCCCTATTCCTGGCTACACAAAGGGAAAACAGCTCATAAGGCTGAGCAAAAAGATATGGCTCCTCGACAGCCCCGGAGTGGTTCCCATAGACGACTTCGACGAGCTCGTTATCAAAGGGGGCTTTCCCGCAGACAAGATAGAGGAACCCGTTAAGCCGGCACTGAAGCTCATCGGCAGAATCCTGGAGACGAGAAAGGAGGCGCTAACGGGAAAGTTTGGCATTAAAGACTTTTCCAGCGAAGAAGACATCCTTAGGGATATAGGAAAGCGCAAGGGCATAATCAGGAAGGGCGGCGAGGTTGACCTTGAGGAAACGGCTCGCTGGCTCCTCCGCGAGTGGCAGACCGGAAGGTTCACCCTCTTCGGAAAGGAAGAGGAGAAAGGCCAAGAGTTCGTCTGGGACTTCGAAGATGTTCTTGACGGCATCGAGAAGGATCTGCTCCTCGACCCAAGGAGGATACTCTGGAAATACGGCGAAGAGCTGAGGGAAAAGCTTGACAACACGAAGCGGGTTGGAATACGGGAAATTGAGGGGTTCACCGTCGGCATTGCGACGGGCTTCAAGAAGTGCGACGGCGGAATAAAGCTCCTCGAAAAGCTCACCGGAAAGCATGTCCTTGCGAGTGAGTGCTTCGGGAAGAAGTGGAAAGGTGTCGTTGTGATAATGGAGTGA
- a CDS encoding TIGR04076 family protein — MERLEIRVVEIRGKCPVFRLGDKIVIDGPTINLEETDALCTHALASLLPYIVALRKGIKPKELGLGMGEKAYVQCLDPGPPYTDGGTVIFEITVVRDEAEKSLASCERGN; from the coding sequence ATGGAGCGGTTAGAGATTAGAGTAGTTGAAATTCGGGGAAAATGTCCCGTTTTTCGCCTTGGGGACAAAATAGTGATTGATGGCCCAACCATCAACCTAGAGGAGACAGACGCACTGTGCACCCATGCTCTTGCCTCGCTACTGCCGTACATAGTTGCACTGCGAAAGGGTATTAAGCCAAAAGAACTTGGGCTTGGTATGGGAGAGAAAGCCTACGTGCAGTGCCTTGATCCTGGACCGCCCTACACAGACGGAGGGACGGTAATCTTCGAGATAACGGTGGTGCGAGATGAAGCAGAGAAAAGCTTGGCGAGTTGTGAGAGAGGTAATTGA
- a CDS encoding DUF515 domain-containing protein, whose protein sequence is MVVLNVSEDIEAKIRRLRELGKASAEPDAPKVAKPPVKKPPKKPRPVGSIRERERRKRILTGAAILIIIILVISVGAYVYLQNRAAEQLSQAKAKKLAEVNQYFQGEIMNSTIGQQAKQELINEINSAQSVDEVNAIDVKAAYAKAWQEYQAYLAEQKRLEYEKQLNQAKQEKIKSIEMEFQPLLSMPLPDDIKKKVIDSMKSLEDQVASATTIEEVNSITTSPYLLELWRDYYYYLIDTIPTQNVILQKGDLKRIVTKTEAKSILGGIMDYKDLIQYKVYKVEFVDIALVLSRDKINGAFLAPGDKIMIFAKNATNAQFKEIVNEGYVQLVLLPTEAGTISVNEAQSQTSSSSSSSSTQYTEDHTTTYTPGDTSITNGQAISDIYTNTQTATQSASASYTYTVDLTEILKAIAAGKIQASEDVKEQLRAYGWEIVDLEKESGMLVLDPNTQFLVIVRVPSIFVPDILSNQQYLYIAKVAS, encoded by the coding sequence ATGGTGGTGCTCAACGTGTCCGAAGATATCGAGGCGAAAATTCGCCGTTTGAGGGAACTAGGTAAGGCCAGTGCGGAGCCTGACGCTCCTAAAGTGGCCAAACCCCCAGTCAAAAAGCCCCCTAAAAAACCTCGTCCAGTGGGGAGCATTAGGGAAAGAGAGAGAAGGAAGAGAATTCTTACTGGTGCTGCGATTCTCATCATTATCATTCTTGTAATCTCTGTGGGAGCATATGTCTATCTCCAAAACCGTGCCGCAGAGCAGCTATCGCAGGCTAAGGCCAAAAAGCTGGCCGAGGTTAACCAGTACTTCCAAGGAGAGATAATGAATAGTACCATTGGTCAGCAGGCTAAGCAGGAGCTCATAAATGAGATCAACTCTGCCCAGTCCGTTGATGAGGTCAACGCAATAGACGTTAAGGCTGCCTATGCAAAGGCTTGGCAGGAGTATCAGGCATACCTTGCGGAGCAGAAGCGTCTCGAGTACGAGAAGCAGCTTAACCAGGCCAAACAGGAGAAGATAAAGAGCATAGAGATGGAGTTTCAGCCGCTTCTCTCGATGCCTCTGCCCGACGACATCAAAAAGAAGGTCATTGACTCCATGAAGAGTCTTGAGGATCAGGTTGCGAGCGCAACCACGATAGAGGAGGTCAACTCTATCACAACCTCGCCGTACCTTCTCGAGCTCTGGAGGGACTATTACTACTACCTCATCGACACTATACCAACTCAGAACGTTATACTGCAGAAGGGTGACCTCAAGAGAATCGTCACAAAGACTGAGGCTAAGTCTATTCTCGGAGGAATAATGGATTACAAGGATCTTATCCAGTACAAAGTTTACAAGGTTGAGTTCGTTGACATTGCCCTCGTCCTCTCGAGGGACAAGATAAACGGAGCCTTCCTCGCTCCGGGGGACAAGATAATGATATTCGCCAAGAACGCCACCAATGCCCAGTTCAAGGAGATAGTGAACGAGGGCTACGTCCAGCTCGTCCTCCTACCGACTGAGGCTGGAACCATATCGGTCAACGAGGCCCAGAGCCAGACCAGCTCTTCAAGCAGCTCATCCTCAACCCAGTACACCGAGGATCACACGACCACATACACGCCGGGAGACACTTCAATAACCAACGGCCAGGCCATCAGCGATATCTACACGAACACCCAGACGGCTACCCAGAGCGCCTCGGCGAGCTACACCTACACCGTCGACCTCACTGAGATACTCAAGGCGATAGCAGCTGGAAAGATACAGGCCAGCGAGGATGTTAAAGAGCAGCTCAGGGCATACGGATGGGAGATAGTCGACCTGGAGAAGGAGTCGGGCATGCTCGTGCTCGATCCGAACACCCAGTTCCTCGTCATCGTTAGGGTTCCGTCGATCTTCGTACCAGACATACTCTCCAACCAGCAGTACCTCTACATAGCGAAGGTCGCGAGCTGA
- a CDS encoding CpaF family protein — protein sequence MLDEKKKKKEGLSWIDEILNGEDDLLENMLKDEKKKEKEESLPFVDEKGGIDLEEILSRPSPEEALKSRPTGADLLGEILTKDTPEKKPKPVEKPKPKPPSTLQDILGSSARTEETTYAGRAEVLDAYGNVRILKVKGEPVPIYEIRLPKLTRDEEELFKRVKERAITELQIDPTAFPDPEERRRVFMNAIRKMIKEEAPHFSEGRIEILTEMIVQSMIGYGKLDPLVRDDNLEEIMVIGTKRPVYVWHRRFNMCKTNIMFPEDREILNIIERIAREVGRRIDQQSPLLDARLPDGSRVNATIPPISLDGPTITIRKFKKDPLTIIDLIKYGTMNTDIAALLWIFVDGLGVKPANVLVAGGTGSGKTTTLNAIGMFIPPSERVITIEDTAELQLPVEHWVRLETRPPNLEGKGEITMDDLVKNTLRMRPDRIIVGEVRGPEARTMFTAMNTGHDGCMGTIHANSARETIIRLESPPMNVPKIMIPALDIIIMQVRFHSRKKGTIRRITEIAEISGIEGENIQLNKLYKYDPAKDELVPTGVPSKTLNALAHHTGMSMAELELEKEKRKIILDWMVEQGIRSIEKVGYYIRQFYVDEEALLKKIEAESSIETSRQIRNLI from the coding sequence GTGTTAGATGAGAAGAAAAAGAAGAAAGAAGGCCTCTCATGGATAGATGAGATACTTAACGGAGAGGATGATCTCCTTGAGAACATGCTCAAGGATGAAAAGAAAAAAGAGAAAGAGGAGTCGCTTCCTTTTGTGGATGAGAAAGGTGGGATTGATCTAGAGGAGATTCTCAGCAGGCCCTCCCCTGAGGAAGCTCTGAAGAGCAGGCCCACTGGCGCTGATCTCCTTGGGGAGATACTCACCAAGGATACTCCGGAGAAAAAACCCAAACCGGTTGAAAAGCCAAAACCCAAGCCCCCCTCAACACTTCAGGACATACTTGGCTCATCCGCCCGTACAGAGGAGACAACCTATGCTGGAAGGGCTGAGGTCCTCGATGCCTACGGCAACGTCCGCATTCTCAAGGTTAAGGGAGAGCCAGTTCCGATATATGAGATCCGTCTTCCCAAACTCACCCGCGATGAGGAGGAGCTCTTTAAGAGGGTCAAGGAGAGGGCAATAACAGAGCTTCAGATAGACCCCACGGCATTTCCAGACCCCGAAGAGCGCCGGCGGGTATTCATGAACGCCATCAGGAAGATGATAAAGGAAGAGGCACCACACTTCTCGGAGGGCAGGATAGAGATACTCACGGAGATGATCGTCCAGTCAATGATAGGTTACGGTAAGCTCGACCCGCTCGTCCGCGACGACAACCTCGAGGAGATTATGGTAATCGGAACCAAAAGACCCGTTTACGTCTGGCACAGGCGCTTTAACATGTGTAAGACCAACATAATGTTCCCCGAAGACAGGGAGATACTCAACATAATCGAGCGCATAGCTAGGGAGGTCGGCAGGAGAATAGACCAGCAGAGTCCGCTTCTCGATGCCCGTCTGCCTGATGGAAGCCGTGTGAACGCCACTATACCTCCGATAAGTCTTGATGGACCCACCATAACCATCCGTAAGTTCAAGAAGGATCCGCTCACGATTATAGACCTCATCAAGTACGGAACTATGAACACTGACATAGCAGCTCTGCTGTGGATATTCGTTGATGGCCTTGGAGTAAAGCCGGCCAACGTACTCGTCGCCGGTGGAACTGGCTCGGGTAAGACCACTACCCTGAATGCCATTGGAATGTTCATTCCCCCGAGCGAGCGTGTCATCACTATTGAGGATACCGCGGAGCTCCAGCTTCCAGTTGAACACTGGGTGCGTCTTGAAACGAGGCCCCCCAACCTTGAGGGTAAGGGAGAAATAACCATGGATGACCTCGTTAAGAACACCCTGCGTATGCGTCCTGATAGAATCATCGTTGGTGAGGTTCGTGGCCCAGAGGCAAGAACGATGTTCACTGCAATGAACACGGGTCACGACGGATGTATGGGCACAATCCACGCTAACTCTGCTAGGGAAACTATAATCCGTCTCGAGAGTCCGCCGATGAACGTCCCCAAGATAATGATTCCGGCCCTTGACATCATCATAATGCAGGTCAGGTTCCACAGCAGGAAGAAGGGAACCATCAGAAGGATAACAGAGATAGCCGAGATTTCGGGTATAGAGGGGGAGAACATCCAGCTGAACAAGTTATACAAGTATGATCCTGCTAAAGATGAGCTCGTTCCTACGGGTGTTCCGAGCAAGACCCTCAATGCACTCGCTCACCACACCGGAATGAGCATGGCAGAGCTGGAGCTGGAGAAAGAAAAGAGGAAAATAATCCTTGACTGGATGGTTGAACAGGGCATCAGGAGCATTGAGAAGGTTGGGTACTACATAAGGCAGTTCTACGTCGATGAAGAAGCGTTACTCAAGAAGATTGAGGCCGAAAGCAGCATTGAGACCAGCAGACAGATTAGGAATCTGATCTAA